The DNA sequence AAACCTGGAACCGCAAAGAAGGTTGTCGGTTCCACTCCCTTAGAACTTAAATCCGATGAATTGGAAGCGGCGACAACCTTAGAAAATACTCCCCAATTATAAATAGGGTAAATTGTCGAAAAAATCATGATGTTTAGATCAAATTCAGTCAAGAAATCCActtaatttagtttttgtttgcaATTATTTATCTGGGTTTTTTTTGGTGTGGCATGCGAGAAATCATTCATGGGTGTCACTGATGTAGAGTTAAATGGTGTCTTAATAAAAAAGACGTTATTTGGTTGAAAAACATCAACATTAGATTACATATAGgtgaactaattttttttgtgaggGATAGTTGCGAATATATCCAACTTTCATCATTTTTCCggttgatttttaaaatagcgGCATGAAACAGGATTTGACAAAATTCATGATATCCTGCCAATTTGCCTTATGTATATACTAAGTTTATCTTTGTTTCCATCCTAGGATTGGGAACAAGAAGCTCAAAGAGGATTAAATCAATCCAATCTTGCAAAGCAGTGCACCCACAGGTGGTTTTTGACAGCAACCAAATGATGCATTCAGTGCAACAAGTGTTGTTTCTGATTCTTGATCCTGTCATGTAAGGTACAAGATTTATGCAGAAGGACAGGGATGGTCTGTGAGTAAGAAATACATTCTAGCCTGCAACTCTCCCACATTGCTCATCTGGTCGCGTTGGCACGACTTCTTCACCCGGTCCCTCGTCCCCCAACGACATCACTGGCCGGTTCGAGACTCCCAAATGTGCAAGTCTATCAAATTTGCTGTTGAATGGGGCAACAATCACACTACAAAGGTATCATCATCATGACATCTCCTCACCTAATTTCCAGTGTTTTTACTgaaatcatgtttttttaGGCCAAGGAGATTGGTGAGGCCGGGAGCCATTTCGCCCGCGAGGCTCTGAGAATGGAGAATGTTTACGATTACATGTTTCATCTGTTAAGTGAGTACGCGAAGCTGTTCAAGTACAAGCCAAAGATCCCTTCAAACGCGATTGAGCTCTGCTCCGAGGCGCTGGCTTGCAACACAGATGGGAAATGGAAGGAGTTCATGGAGGAATCCATGGAGAAGTTTCCTAGTGATTCGCCTCCGTGCACGTTGCCTCCACTTTTTGACCTCGGACCGTTTGCACAGGCGAAAATGGAGGCCGTGGATGAGGTGGAGGCATGGGAAGATGAGTATTGGAGGAAAAAAGACAATGTACATTGATGTAACAAGACTCAACAAATTAGAGAAATGCATTCAAGAAAAACTCTCATATCCTTGCTCAAAATAGAACAGAAAATCATCaactcaaaattgaaaaagaaagatttttaaaatagaaacttgAACTAATAAGCTCTTTCCTTGAAGATGTCCATGCTCATCTCACTTGCATCAGTTGCTTGCAACTCAACCTGAATGCCATCCAGCTCTCTCTTGAACCGGTCTTTTGAGCTCGCGTAAAGCATCTTGGTCCTCACCTTTGAAGTCTCAGGACACCTGAGACAATATCCcaataatttcatcaaaaaacaCTACTTGCAAATTGAAGATTCATGTGATCTCACCAAGCAATGAAGAAAATCTTGCTCTTGCGGCAGTTCTCATCAGTTGTGAAGTCGTAGTCGTACACAGCATACCGGCAATCATCAGCAGGCAAGCTGTTGTTGAGGTCGATGTGAGTCTCGTCTTGGCCCCCGGCCTTCTCCACCACCACTTGCTGGAGTCCGTCGTCAAGTTTGAACACAATGTACCTGAAGCAACGTTTTGCCTTGAGCTCCAGAAACTTCAGCTTGCACGCGTCGTCCACAGCAACCCCAGATGCCGAATTCGCCTGCTCAGATAAATGACAGAAGCATTCTTGATCAAGTGCAGAAGGTTTTAAGCATACTATTggaaaaaattaactttttttttacatatgtTTTATGTTGGTGGTTTTTCCAAATGCTTTTTCAGTTACATATTTCCAAAAtgctggaaaaaaaaagataggcCCATTTTTGTCCCATAACCAGAGAAAACAAGCAAATAGAATACATAAATCATCTTATAATGCTAAAGAAATCTATCAAAAACATATAATGAAGAAAGTGGATATGTAGAGAATCAATAGTTATAGAAGTCATTCACATAAAAATGTAGAAATTCAAGGGAATGGAGTTGAATGATAGCATGAAAACATATTCAAATACATGTAGGAATGGAAAGAATGATGTACCATTGTGCTCTGTGTGAAAAAATCAGCAGCCTCGagaaaatgtgattaattagagattaaatggaaagaagaagaaaacagagTAGTAAGAAATGGATCCTTAAATTTTGGTAGGGTATTGAAAAATTCATAGGATGAGAGAAATTTGAGGGTGTTTGTTTATACCAAAATTTCTGTGTATTTTGTTAGAATTTGACAGCACCGAAAacttaataatataaaacGTTGCATAATCTTGAACAAGATTTAACATTTATAATAGCAATGAAACTTTATTACAAGCTCATACCAATAAACTGATATCTCATTTGCACTATTTGTTCCtttaataaacataattaatcatttaaaattatttaattgccaatttaaatgtatataaaacGGTTTTCTGCATATTTTTGCTTGTTCCAATTCAAATAAGTTCATCTCATTTCTTGGCATCTTTCCTAGCCAAAAACTCCAACATCAGCATATAAATTCATTACTAATCAGCAACAAAGATCTGAATTAGCTGCTGAAGACTTAATCAACCAGTTTCTCCAAACGTCGATGGGTGTTGAAATCGAAAACTTGAACCAAAATACGACAGTACATTTCTATCTGTCTATACCAACTGACCTATGATTCTGAACTAGGCTAAGCATTGTCTAGAACAGCTAGGTTCCCAACTGTATGGTCTTCGGAATCTGC is a window from the Salvia hispanica cultivar TCC Black 2014 chromosome 1, UniMelb_Shisp_WGS_1.0, whole genome shotgun sequence genome containing:
- the LOC125208978 gene encoding actin-depolymerizing factor 1-like, which produces MANSASGVAVDDACKLKFLELKAKRCFRYIVFKLDDGLQQVVVEKAGGQDETHIDLNNSLPADDCRYAVYDYDFTTDENCRKSKIFFIAWCPETSKVRTKMLYASSKDRFKRELDGIQVELQATDASEMSMDIFKERAY